One Desulfomicrobium macestii DNA window includes the following coding sequences:
- the hypD gene encoding hydrogenase formation protein HypD, whose protein sequence is MNLFDNFKDPQLCKTLLARIHAELDGELRFMEVCGTHTVSIFRSGVRSLLSEKVVHLSGPGCPVCVTHDSEVAAFLELAGKNAIITTFGDLMRVPGPDKKTLKSAQAEGARVKVVYSPFDALKIAQDNPNDKVVFLGVGFETTAPAIAATVKVAREQGISNFSVLCFHKLVPPALDALVGDPELQVQAFLLPGHVSAIIGVEPYRFLAGKHGLPAVVAGFEPVDILQALYMFVTMRNEGKIEVVNAYTRVVSDEGNPKAMSVMNEIFSPCDALWRGIGLIPGSGLEIRDEFAGYDAMRVFDMQLHDVPEIKGCRCGDVLKGKMSPDKCPLFGKACTPASPVGPCMVSTEGSCAAYYKYRV, encoded by the coding sequence TTGAACTTGTTTGACAATTTCAAGGATCCCCAGCTGTGCAAGACTCTGCTGGCTCGAATCCACGCCGAACTGGACGGGGAACTCAGGTTCATGGAGGTGTGCGGAACGCATACGGTTTCCATTTTTCGCAGCGGGGTGCGCTCCCTGCTCTCCGAAAAGGTCGTGCACCTCTCCGGTCCCGGCTGTCCGGTTTGCGTGACCCATGACAGCGAAGTGGCGGCCTTCCTCGAACTGGCAGGCAAGAACGCCATCATCACCACTTTTGGCGACCTGATGCGCGTGCCCGGCCCGGACAAGAAGACGCTGAAGAGCGCCCAGGCCGAAGGGGCCCGCGTCAAGGTTGTCTATTCTCCGTTTGACGCCCTGAAGATCGCCCAGGACAACCCGAACGACAAGGTCGTCTTTCTGGGCGTTGGCTTCGAGACCACGGCTCCGGCCATCGCCGCCACTGTCAAGGTGGCCCGCGAGCAGGGCATCTCCAATTTTTCCGTGCTCTGTTTCCACAAGCTCGTTCCCCCGGCCCTGGACGCCCTGGTCGGGGACCCGGAGCTTCAGGTGCAGGCCTTTTTGCTGCCGGGCCACGTCTCGGCCATCATCGGCGTGGAGCCGTACCGTTTCCTCGCCGGGAAACATGGCTTGCCAGCCGTGGTGGCGGGGTTCGAACCCGTCGACATCCTGCAGGCGCTCTACATGTTCGTGACCATGCGCAACGAGGGCAAGATCGAGGTCGTCAACGCCTACACACGCGTTGTGTCCGACGAGGGCAACCCCAAGGCCATGTCCGTCATGAACGAGATTTTTTCGCCCTGCGACGCCCTGTGGCGGGGCATCGGCCTCATCCCAGGCAGCGGGCTCGAGATTCGTGACGAATTCGCGGGCTATGACGCCATGCGTGTTTTCGACATGCAGCTGCACGACGTCCCGGAAATCAAGGGCTGCCGTTGCGGGGACGTGCTCAAGGGCAAGATGTCTCCGGACAAGTGTCCTCTTTTCGGCAAGGCCTGCACTCCGGCCTCGCCGGTGGGTCCGTGTATGGTCTCCACCGAAGGGTCGTGTGCCGCCTACTACAAATACAGGGTCTAG
- the rapZ gene encoding RNase adapter RapZ, with the protein MQPQPEQKNVVIVSGMSGSGKSTALKVFEDMGFFCVDGLPARMAPALIELFFNSSAKDYPGLAMGMDLRQPDFVGQWKEVLLDVQKFSVRPTILFTDSSNQILLRRYATTRRPHPLASGNLGLEGALEREREILEPIRAQADLVIDTSHYSVHDLRRVIQDKWESLSSRSQGMRVHLISFGFKYGAPAEADMVTDLRFLPNPYFDEALRPMSGKDEAIARYVLDSNPGHEYLRRLLEFLDFTLPLYASEGRYRLTMAFGCTGGRHRSVAVTEAVLAHLREQGFNVSVEHRHFSLG; encoded by the coding sequence ATGCAGCCTCAACCTGAACAGAAAAACGTGGTCATTGTCTCCGGCATGTCCGGTTCAGGCAAAAGCACGGCGCTCAAGGTCTTCGAAGACATGGGCTTCTTCTGCGTGGACGGACTTCCGGCGCGCATGGCTCCGGCGCTCATCGAACTGTTCTTCAACTCCTCCGCCAAGGACTACCCCGGGCTGGCCATGGGCATGGACCTGCGCCAGCCCGACTTCGTGGGTCAGTGGAAGGAAGTGCTGCTTGATGTCCAGAAGTTTTCCGTGCGGCCGACCATCCTTTTCACGGATTCTTCCAACCAGATCCTGCTGCGCAGATATGCCACCACGCGCCGTCCGCATCCTCTGGCCTCGGGCAACCTGGGACTGGAGGGGGCGCTGGAACGGGAGCGGGAAATACTGGAACCCATCCGCGCGCAGGCTGATCTGGTCATCGACACGTCGCATTATTCAGTGCACGATCTCAGACGGGTCATTCAGGACAAGTGGGAGAGCCTTTCTTCCCGCAGCCAGGGCATGCGTGTGCATCTCATCTCTTTTGGCTTCAAGTACGGGGCCCCGGCCGAGGCGGACATGGTCACGGACCTGCGCTTTCTGCCCAACCCCTATTTCGACGAGGCCCTGCGCCCCATGTCCGGAAAAGACGAAGCCATCGCCCGGTACGTGCTGGACAGCAACCCCGGGCACGAATACCTGCGTCGGCTTTTGGAATTTCTTGATTTCACCCTGCCGCTTTATGCGTCGGAAGGGCGTTACCGCCTGACCATGGCTTTCGGATGCACGGGCGGCCGCCACAGGTCCGTGGCCGTGACCGAGGCCGTTCTGGCACATCTGCGCGAACAGGGCTTCAACGTATCTGTCGAACATCGGCATTTCAGTCTTGGATAA
- the hpf gene encoding ribosome hibernation-promoting factor, HPF/YfiA family — protein sequence MRITFNFKNFDPSDHLRKYAKDRFGKLAKFTAGTPDAELQVNLEVEKFRHIADIVLTGKNVHISAREDSEDMYSTVDLVWDKLEAQMRKVRDKDKSRRKGGSDSTRMDAGSFEDDADAKRKPVIQKTDDFSPKPMIVEEAALQLESTDNEFLVFLNAESERINVIYRRKTGDFGLIDPGV from the coding sequence ATGAGGATTACCTTCAATTTCAAAAACTTCGATCCTTCCGACCATCTGCGCAAATACGCCAAAGACCGCTTCGGCAAGCTCGCCAAATTCACGGCCGGCACCCCCGACGCTGAACTGCAGGTCAATCTCGAAGTGGAGAAATTCCGGCATATCGCCGATATAGTGCTGACGGGGAAGAACGTACATATCTCCGCCCGCGAAGACAGCGAGGACATGTACTCCACCGTCGACCTCGTCTGGGACAAGCTTGAGGCCCAGATGCGCAAGGTCCGCGACAAGGACAAGAGCCGACGCAAAGGCGGCAGCGACAGCACCCGCATGGACGCCGGGAGTTTCGAGGACGACGCGGATGCAAAGCGCAAGCCGGTCATCCAAAAGACCGACGACTTCTCGCCCAAGCCCATGATCGTTGAAGAAGCCGCGCTGCAGCTTGAAAGCACGGACAACGAATTCCTCGTGTTCCTCAACGCCGAAAGCGAAAGGATCAATGTCATTTACCGACGCAAAACCGGCGACTTCGGTTTGATCGACCCCGGGGTATAG
- a CDS encoding 3'-5' exonuclease — translation MNAFPAYVAIDFETADSRRDSACAVGLTKVRGGEIVDRLYGLIRPPRSRFSPFCVNVHGIHWSDVKDAPPFREFWIEHAQFLEDADFLAAHNASFDRSVLGACCTMAGLPAPTLPFVCTVDLARNQWNLRPTKLPDVCRYLGLNLNHHHAGSDAEACARIVMAAVSQNPRCLAPFGV, via the coding sequence ATGAACGCTTTCCCGGCCTACGTGGCCATCGACTTCGAAACGGCGGATTCGCGTCGCGACAGCGCCTGCGCCGTGGGCCTGACCAAGGTCCGCGGCGGCGAGATCGTGGACAGGCTCTATGGCCTGATCCGCCCGCCGCGTTCGCGCTTTTCGCCGTTTTGCGTGAACGTGCACGGCATCCACTGGTCCGACGTAAAGGACGCTCCGCCTTTCCGGGAATTCTGGATTGAGCATGCCCAGTTTCTGGAGGATGCGGATTTTCTGGCCGCGCACAACGCCAGCTTCGATCGCTCGGTGCTCGGCGCGTGCTGCACCATGGCCGGTTTGCCCGCCCCGACCCTGCCTTTTGTTTGTACCGTGGATCTGGCTCGCAACCAGTGGAACCTGCGTCCGACCAAATTGCCGGACGTGTGTCGCTATCTGGGGCTTAATCTCAATCATCACCATGCCGGGTCCGACGCCGAGGCCTGCGCCCGTATCGTCATGGCCGCCGTGTCGCAGAATCCCCGGTGTCTGGCTCCTTTCGGAGTATAG
- a CDS encoding HypC/HybG/HupF family hydrogenase formation chaperone → MCLAIPMEVLKIEGQSAEVQVGGTRHVVRLDVISEFPEVGDYVIVHAGFALTRLDREEAIATLKLFEEGLNIELV, encoded by the coding sequence ATGTGCCTAGCGATTCCAATGGAAGTGCTCAAGATTGAGGGACAAAGTGCCGAAGTGCAGGTTGGCGGGACGAGGCATGTGGTTCGTCTGGATGTGATTTCCGAATTTCCGGAAGTGGGCGACTACGTCATCGTCCATGCCGGCTTCGCCCTGACCCGTCTGGATCGGGAGGAAGCCATCGCCACCCTGAAACTTTTCGAGGAAGGGCTGAACATTGAACTTGTTTGA
- a CDS encoding PTS sugar transporter subunit IIB, translating to MIWFRIDNRLVHGQIIEAWLPHIRAKTLLVANDDLAADELRQEIMSLAVPSGISFLCCQVSEVASMLRNVRKSDPDQHVLILFSDCADAKAAHMTGQSFSLVNIGNLHYGPGKEQVCEHIALGAEDRSCLKYFKEHGVEIDFRCVPSATTKINL from the coding sequence GTGATCTGGTTCCGCATCGACAACCGCCTCGTGCACGGCCAGATCATCGAAGCCTGGCTTCCGCACATCAGGGCCAAGACCCTGCTGGTCGCCAACGACGACCTCGCCGCCGACGAATTGCGGCAGGAAATCATGAGCCTGGCAGTGCCAAGCGGCATCTCCTTTTTGTGCTGCCAAGTCTCGGAGGTCGCTTCGATGCTGCGCAACGTCCGCAAGAGCGATCCGGATCAGCATGTCCTGATCCTCTTTTCCGACTGCGCCGATGCCAAGGCCGCGCACATGACCGGGCAGTCCTTTTCCCTGGTCAACATCGGCAATCTGCATTACGGACCGGGCAAGGAGCAGGTGTGCGAACACATCGCCCTGGGGGCGGAAGACCGCTCCTGCCTGAAATATTTCAAAGAGCACGGCGTGGAGATCGATTTCCGCTGCGTGCCTTCGGCAACGACCAAAATCAACTTGTGA
- a CDS encoding 3-deoxy-D-manno-octulosonic acid transferase, with protein sequence MPRLAPAFGLLFGTLYTLLWCLVGPFAFLSARMRQGWKQRLGIGAPAPCEIWIQGASAGECALVAGLLEHLRGVPVLATTCTSQGLEVLGRLDSPDLQTRMLPLDLPLLMGRMLDRARPRVVVLLETEIWPGLLMACATRGVPVVVVNARMTAKSLAGYLFLGPLLRRWAPRCIGAMAPADAQRFGLIFGAQCTTVTGNIKFDRAMSTPLMTRDDNPLAKLIPPERNFIVLGSVREQEEALVLELIRQLRAGDAQCVIGLFPRHMHRIPAWQGLLSRSGIPFALRGTPDGLAQPGSVVLWDKFGEMNPAYALARRAFVGGSLARLGGQNFLEPLAQGVLSCVGPHTRNFDWVGDEIFGSLVFKSESIPEIARFLLTPAPPRSEVREAALNYVHARQGATAASIELIRPYLHRSPHA encoded by the coding sequence ATGCCGCGCCTTGCCCCGGCGTTTGGCCTGCTCTTTGGGACGCTTTACACCCTGCTCTGGTGCCTGGTCGGGCCGTTCGCCTTTCTCTCGGCCAGAATGCGCCAGGGCTGGAAGCAGCGGCTTGGAATCGGTGCCCCCGCCCCTTGCGAAATCTGGATACAGGGCGCCTCGGCCGGGGAATGTGCCCTGGTGGCCGGCCTTCTTGAGCACCTGCGGGGCGTCCCGGTCCTGGCCACGACCTGCACCAGCCAGGGGCTTGAAGTACTGGGCAGGCTGGACTCGCCGGACCTGCAGACCCGCATGCTGCCCCTCGACCTGCCCCTGCTCATGGGCCGGATGCTGGACCGGGCACGGCCACGGGTGGTGGTGCTCCTTGAAACGGAAATCTGGCCGGGCCTGCTCATGGCCTGCGCGACCAGGGGCGTGCCCGTGGTGGTGGTCAACGCTCGCATGACGGCCAAATCCCTGGCCGGCTACCTGTTCCTTGGGCCCCTGCTGCGCCGCTGGGCGCCGCGATGCATCGGAGCCATGGCTCCGGCCGACGCGCAGCGCTTCGGACTGATCTTCGGGGCCCAATGCACGACTGTCACCGGCAACATCAAGTTCGACCGCGCCATGAGCACGCCGCTCATGACCCGCGACGACAATCCGTTGGCCAAGCTTATCCCCCCGGAGCGAAACTTCATCGTGCTCGGCTCCGTGCGCGAACAGGAAGAAGCGCTGGTGCTGGAGCTGATCCGGCAGCTGCGCGCAGGCGACGCACAGTGCGTCATCGGCCTCTTCCCCCGGCACATGCACCGCATCCCCGCATGGCAAGGGCTGCTCTCCCGCAGCGGGATACCTTTCGCCCTGCGCGGCACGCCGGACGGCCTGGCGCAGCCGGGGAGCGTTGTGCTCTGGGACAAATTCGGCGAAATGAACCCAGCCTATGCCCTGGCGCGGCGCGCCTTCGTGGGCGGCAGCCTGGCGCGGCTGGGGGGGCAGAACTTCCTTGAACCCCTGGCTCAGGGCGTGTTGTCGTGCGTCGGTCCGCACACCCGCAACTTCGACTGGGTTGGCGATGAGATATTCGGCAGCCTGGTTTTCAAATCCGAATCCATCCCTGAAATCGCCCGCTTCCTGCTCACCCCCGCCCCGCCGCGCAGCGAAGTCCGGGAGGCGGCCCTGAATTATGTACACGCCAGACAGGGCGCCACGGCCGCATCGATCGAACTCATCCGCCCCTATCTTCACCGGAGTCCCCATGCCTGA
- a CDS encoding HD domain-containing protein, producing MNQLEIPLTLIPTASQGRIPNDEDCRGWWNTYAMLEHIKVHSSLVADVATTLAEFAVRKGLGNPDGLGQDDFVQSVRAAGLLHDLGKTYSIEHGGNHSQIGAAWVMDLIRNPRIAQGVMHHVYWPGALDLEKHFLPLAIIYADKRVKHDAIVGMEERFADLFDRYGHTDRSREWITRAFNQGRELEQLFSTILGENIHEYPFDRRGLVR from the coding sequence ATGAATCAACTTGAGATCCCCCTGACCCTCATCCCCACCGCATCGCAGGGACGAATCCCAAACGACGAGGACTGCCGGGGATGGTGGAACACGTATGCCATGCTGGAGCACATAAAAGTCCACAGCAGCCTGGTGGCGGACGTGGCCACGACCCTGGCCGAATTCGCGGTGAGAAAGGGGCTTGGCAATCCGGACGGACTCGGCCAAGACGACTTCGTGCAATCGGTGCGCGCGGCAGGCCTCCTGCACGATCTGGGCAAGACCTACTCCATCGAACACGGCGGCAATCACAGCCAGATCGGCGCGGCCTGGGTCATGGATCTGATCCGCAATCCGCGCATCGCCCAGGGAGTCATGCACCATGTCTATTGGCCGGGTGCCCTCGACCTTGAAAAGCACTTTCTGCCCCTGGCCATCATTTACGCGGACAAACGGGTCAAGCACGATGCCATCGTCGGCATGGAGGAACGCTTCGCGGACCTCTTCGACCGCTACGGACACACCGACCGCAGCCGGGAATGGATCACCCGCGCCTTCAATCAGGGGCGCGAACTCGAACAATTATTCAGCACCATTTTAGGAGAAAATATACATGAATATCCTTTTGATCGCCGGGGGCTGGTCCGGTGA
- a CDS encoding D-alanine--D-alanine ligase family protein gives MNILLIAGGWSGEREVALSGARQIEKGLLALGHHVTLFDPVRDLRELYEAAAGHDFAFINLHGSPGEDGLIQCLLERIGMPYQGSDSRASLLALNKAVSKQIFEAAGLSTPAWEFVPASHVTEWRPLLPFPLVVKPNTGGSSLGVGIVGTEEELECYLAQPEIAGQDLLAEALIKGQELTCGVLEGCVLPPILIRPKSGEFFDYESKYVAGATEEICPAPISAELTEKLQSTARAAHDALGLADYSRSDFMVATDGTPYLLEVNTLPGMTATSLLPQEALAVGLSFEQLLTRLIELGLRKKL, from the coding sequence ATGAATATCCTTTTGATCGCCGGGGGCTGGTCCGGTGAACGGGAAGTTGCCCTAAGCGGCGCCAGACAGATCGAAAAGGGCCTCCTGGCACTGGGACACCACGTCACCCTCTTCGACCCGGTCCGCGACCTGCGCGAGCTTTACGAAGCGGCAGCAGGCCATGACTTCGCCTTCATCAACCTGCACGGCTCCCCCGGCGAGGACGGCCTGATCCAGTGCCTGCTGGAACGCATCGGCATGCCCTACCAGGGCTCGGACTCCCGCGCATCGCTCCTGGCCCTGAACAAGGCCGTGTCCAAGCAGATCTTCGAAGCCGCCGGACTGTCCACCCCGGCCTGGGAGTTCGTGCCGGCCAGCCATGTGACCGAGTGGCGGCCACTGCTGCCCTTCCCGCTGGTGGTCAAGCCAAACACCGGCGGCTCAAGCCTTGGCGTCGGCATTGTCGGGACCGAGGAAGAACTGGAGTGCTACCTTGCCCAGCCTGAAATCGCCGGACAGGATCTTTTGGCCGAGGCGCTCATCAAAGGCCAGGAACTGACCTGCGGAGTGCTCGAAGGCTGCGTCCTGCCGCCCATTCTCATCCGCCCCAAGAGCGGGGAATTCTTCGACTACGAAAGCAAGTACGTGGCCGGGGCCACGGAAGAGATCTGCCCTGCCCCGATTTCGGCCGAACTGACCGAGAAATTGCAGTCCACGGCCCGCGCCGCCCACGACGCCCTCGGGCTGGCCGATTACAGCCGCTCGGATTTCATGGTCGCGACGGACGGGACGCCGTACCTGCTGGAAGTCAACACCCTGCCAGGCATGACCGCCACCAGCCTCCTGCCCCAGGAGGCCCTGGCCGTGGGCCTGTCGTTCGAGCAACTCCTGACCCGGCTCATCGAGCTTGGGCTGCGCAAAAAATTGTGA
- a CDS encoding PTS sugar transporter subunit IIA, with protein sequence MKLAEYLDKDLIISDLSARTKTEVLAELVSTLSAKYPDLDPKRVAQVLMDREMLGTTGIGDGIAIPHGKLDSIDQVLVIVGRSHEGVDFASLDHKPASIFFTVLAPSSVVGLHLKLLATVSRLLKDGSFRQAFADSPGQDGLWQLLQTV encoded by the coding sequence ATGAAGCTTGCTGAATACCTGGACAAGGATTTGATCATCTCCGACCTCTCGGCCAGGACCAAAACCGAGGTCCTGGCCGAACTCGTTTCGACGCTGTCGGCCAAATATCCCGATCTTGACCCCAAACGCGTGGCCCAGGTCCTCATGGACCGGGAAATGCTCGGGACCACCGGCATCGGAGACGGCATCGCCATCCCTCATGGCAAGTTGGACAGCATCGATCAGGTTCTGGTCATCGTCGGCCGCAGCCACGAAGGCGTGGATTTTGCCAGCCTGGACCACAAGCCGGCCAGCATCTTTTTCACGGTGCTGGCTCCCTCAAGCGTGGTGGGCCTGCATTTGAAACTCCTGGCCACGGTTTCCCGCCTGCTCAAAGACGGATCGTTCCGTCAGGCCTTTGCCGACTCCCCCGGTCAGGACGGGTTGTGGCAGTTGCTGCAGACCGTCTAG
- a CDS encoding manganese-dependent inorganic pyrophosphatase, with the protein MSVYVFGHKNPDSDTVCSAIALADLKSKLGVACTPTAQGELAPETKFILDKFGVAAPAVKTEYAGEKVFLVDTSDLAQLPDDIKQAEVLGIVDHHKLGDLTTSSPLECWIWPVGCTATVLTAMYKFHGIEVPKNIAGIMLCAILSDTVIFKSPTCTPADKEAAAELGKIAGISDLAALGMEMFKVKSAVEGTPARELVLRDYKDFNMNGTKVGIGQLEVVDLSILDAVKGDLAADIAALKAEKGNHSIFLLLTDIMKEGSEILIASDDASVVEKAFGVKPVDGKAWLPKVMSRKKDVVPKFEKAFA; encoded by the coding sequence ATGTCCGTTTATGTTTTTGGTCACAAGAATCCCGATTCCGATACCGTTTGCAGCGCCATCGCGCTGGCCGACCTGAAGAGCAAGCTCGGCGTAGCCTGCACCCCGACCGCCCAGGGCGAACTGGCCCCCGAGACCAAGTTCATCCTCGACAAGTTCGGCGTTGCCGCTCCTGCCGTGAAGACCGAATATGCCGGTGAAAAAGTTTTCCTGGTCGACACCTCCGACCTGGCTCAGCTGCCTGACGACATCAAGCAGGCTGAAGTCCTGGGCATCGTCGATCACCACAAGCTGGGTGATCTGACCACCTCCAGCCCCCTGGAATGCTGGATCTGGCCCGTTGGCTGCACCGCCACCGTCCTGACCGCCATGTACAAGTTCCACGGCATCGAAGTTCCCAAGAACATCGCCGGCATCATGCTCTGCGCCATCCTGAGCGACACCGTCATCTTCAAGTCCCCGACCTGCACCCCGGCCGACAAGGAAGCAGCTGCCGAACTGGGCAAGATCGCCGGTATCTCCGACCTGGCCGCCCTGGGCATGGAAATGTTCAAGGTCAAGTCCGCCGTTGAAGGCACCCCGGCCCGCGAGCTGGTTCTGCGCGACTACAAGGACTTCAACATGAACGGCACCAAGGTTGGCATCGGCCAGCTGGAAGTGGTCGACCTGTCCATCCTCGACGCCGTCAAGGGCGACCTGGCCGCCGACATCGCCGCACTGAAGGCCGAGAAGGGCAACCACTCCATCTTCCTGCTGCTGACCGACATCATGAAGGAAGGCTCCGAGATCCTGATCGCCTCCGACGACGCCTCCGTGGTCGAGAAGGCCTTCGGCGTCAAGCCCGTGGACGGAAAGGCATGGCTGCCCAAGGTCATGTCCCGTAAAAAGGACGTTGTGCCCAAGTTCGAAAAGGCTTTCGCCTAA
- the hypE gene encoding hydrogenase expression/formation protein HypE — translation MERVLLDYGSGGKASHRLIGELFLKYLGNEILDRLDDAAFLHIGSPISMSTDTFTVDPIFFPGGDIGSLAVHGTVNDVAMLGARPKYMTCGFIIEEGLPMADLERIVESMGNAAREAGVLVVSGDTKVVPKGTVDKIFINTTGIGEIFVAEAPSGHRAAPGDAILISGFMGDHGLAILSKREGLTFEAPVLSDCASLNHLIVRLLEAIPEVHVLRDPTRGGLATTLNEIAGQSGVECRIFESQIPVRPEVSGGCSFLGLDPLYLANEGKFICILPQEHAEAALAIMRSDPLGADAVQIGNVRGEHPGKVVLETPLGGTRLMDMLEGEQLPRIC, via the coding sequence GTGGAAAGGGTTCTTCTTGATTACGGCAGTGGCGGCAAGGCTTCACACCGGCTCATCGGTGAGCTTTTTCTCAAATATCTGGGCAACGAGATTCTTGACCGCCTCGATGACGCGGCCTTTCTGCATATCGGCAGTCCCATCTCCATGAGCACCGACACCTTCACCGTGGATCCCATCTTTTTCCCCGGCGGCGATATCGGCTCCCTGGCCGTGCACGGCACGGTCAATGACGTGGCCATGCTCGGCGCGCGTCCGAAATACATGACCTGCGGATTCATCATCGAAGAGGGGCTGCCCATGGCCGATCTGGAACGCATCGTCGAATCCATGGGAAATGCCGCCCGCGAGGCTGGAGTCCTGGTGGTTTCGGGCGACACCAAGGTCGTGCCCAAGGGTACGGTGGACAAGATTTTCATCAACACCACGGGCATCGGCGAAATCTTCGTGGCCGAGGCTCCGAGCGGACACCGGGCGGCGCCCGGGGATGCGATCCTGATCAGCGGCTTCATGGGCGATCATGGCCTGGCCATCCTGTCCAAACGCGAAGGGCTGACCTTCGAGGCTCCCGTGCTTTCGGACTGCGCCTCGCTCAATCACCTCATCGTGCGTCTGCTTGAGGCCATCCCCGAGGTGCATGTGCTGCGCGACCCCACCCGGGGCGGTCTGGCCACGACCCTCAACGAAATCGCCGGACAGTCGGGCGTGGAGTGTCGGATTTTCGAATCGCAGATCCCGGTTCGCCCCGAGGTCAGCGGCGGTTGCTCCTTTTTGGGCCTTGATCCGCTGTATCTGGCCAACGAGGGCAAGTTCATCTGCATCCTGCCCCAGGAGCACGCCGAGGCGGCCCTGGCCATCATGCGTTCCGATCCGCTCGGCGCGGACGCGGTGCAGATCGGCAACGTCCGCGGCGAACACCCCGGCAAGGTCGTGCTGGAAACGCCCCTCGGCGGAACCCGGCTCATGGATATGCTCGAAGGCGAACAGTTGCCGCGCATCTGCTGA
- a CDS encoding PTS sugar transporter subunit IIA translates to MVGVIVVTHGQFGKYLLEAAQTILGPQEQCAHIAVEGTVEMSALLSDLKYTVKQMETGDGVIILTDMFGGTPSNISLSLLQPGKVDVLSGANLPMLLRVLGMRTQDLSKLAQDAKNAAIQGIVVAGEVLTRKITEA, encoded by the coding sequence ATGGTTGGAGTGATCGTGGTGACCCATGGCCAGTTTGGCAAATATCTGCTTGAAGCGGCCCAGACGATTTTGGGGCCGCAGGAACAGTGCGCCCACATAGCCGTGGAAGGAACCGTGGAAATGAGCGCCCTGCTTTCGGACCTCAAATACACAGTCAAGCAGATGGAAACGGGTGACGGTGTCATCATCCTGACCGACATGTTCGGCGGTACACCGTCCAACATCAGCCTGTCTCTGCTCCAGCCGGGCAAGGTCGATGTCCTGTCCGGAGCGAACCTGCCCATGCTGCTCAGGGTTCTGGGCATGCGCACCCAGGATCTGTCCAAGCTCGCCCAAGACGCCAAGAACGCGGCCATTCAAGGCATCGTTGTCGCCGGTGAAGTATTGACCCGTAAAATCACCGAGGCCTAG